From Psychroflexus torquis ATCC 700755, the proteins below share one genomic window:
- a CDS encoding TonB-dependent receptor domain-containing protein translates to MKYTTFVFFWACLFANAQENIKVSLLDLETNLPVENATLTLRNLEQGIDKPLTTNLNGAVTFRSVPTVNGYQILFEGNEAFEASESQLFNLRSNESPAIKLYAYKKSSKAENLEEVIITSNTKLKINRRNAEVSFEINAKDIEQTPVEGRDITRILYRLPNVTQATGFFPEAPTVSINGANPLFTNYTIDGMDNNERFLGGMRFNIPAGAVKDITVLTSNYSAEYGLTSNGVIDVTTKSGTNTLKGETYFITRPGPSVDASSQFAQRDLSGNQVKNGFARYQTGLAISGPIAKDKTFFFFNYEHTTDIKDNLLNVPDLGVSETVRGNNAFNYFTLKIDHLWSDQFRSSLRANVGRIEIENQGGGLDGGVIFPSAGAAQERNSINLAFKNNYEIGNIDGETNIQYSRFRWNYANPENVGPQVTLRNPQQFTIGVLGSSGFVFDEIENTLQVQQKLKYYLNNHTIKAGLQYISGDHELFGGGNPDGNYLVDLTQNQTNTIRNSDLGSGLNINDLPSNVNVVNYGVELRPNSFGTTQNIYSFYLEDQWLVNPKLNLVYGLRYDYDDLSKGGSTSGDTDNLAPRINFNYEIGENSVIRGGYGMAYDKISYAIHSDALQQNTTSADYQLQIQELINQGILPQNTDVNRVTFNGNLTANLTDVDYLQGPSPSDLQDQRESVFSNERRILNPNGYDNPFSHQFSLGYQTQLEDDKLFFIDVFHNRGHNLFRLRNLNAAEEFPIDSDFLPNDVRSLEEADASRPIPIINGQGIIDGQAVSGVARNVVMTESKGRSEYWAASFNLQKTRGNDNYDYRLNYTLSRLENNTEDINFRAQDANNYGSEWGPSINDRTHNINGIFNYYPFENSVVTFAGLLQSGQPINRIPDATIFGTTDLNGDGSAFGDAYVGNSDRSPGESRNNDRLPWSFNFDIGIQHQFLVGETHRLEVRADIFNVFNIENLSGYSNNATQSNQIQAGPASSGRFIQRNAGPPRQFQFGVRYLF, encoded by the coding sequence ATGAAATATACAACATTTGTATTTTTTTGGGCATGTCTATTTGCAAATGCACAAGAAAACATAAAAGTTAGTTTACTGGATTTAGAAACCAATCTTCCAGTGGAAAATGCAACATTAACTCTAAGAAATTTAGAGCAAGGCATCGATAAACCACTAACTACAAATTTAAATGGCGCAGTAACTTTTAGATCTGTTCCAACCGTCAACGGGTATCAAATTTTATTTGAAGGGAATGAGGCTTTTGAAGCTTCTGAGAGTCAACTCTTCAATCTGCGTTCTAACGAAAGTCCAGCAATTAAACTGTATGCTTATAAAAAATCTAGCAAGGCAGAGAACCTAGAAGAAGTCATCATCACTAGTAATACCAAACTGAAAATCAATCGTCGTAATGCAGAAGTGTCCTTTGAAATTAATGCCAAAGATATTGAGCAAACTCCAGTAGAAGGTAGAGATATTACAAGGATATTGTACCGCTTACCCAATGTAACGCAAGCAACTGGATTTTTCCCTGAAGCTCCTACGGTGAGCATCAATGGTGCCAACCCTTTATTCACAAATTACACCATTGATGGGATGGATAATAATGAGCGATTTCTTGGTGGAATGCGTTTCAATATTCCCGCTGGTGCTGTAAAAGATATCACAGTACTTACCAGCAACTATTCTGCTGAGTACGGACTAACGAGCAATGGCGTTATTGATGTCACAACCAAATCGGGAACCAATACGCTTAAAGGTGAAACTTATTTTATCACTCGCCCTGGACCGAGTGTGGATGCTTCTAGCCAATTTGCTCAACGCGATTTATCTGGGAATCAAGTAAAAAATGGTTTTGCTCGTTACCAAACAGGCCTTGCTATTAGTGGGCCTATAGCTAAGGACAAAACCTTTTTCTTTTTTAACTACGAACATACAACTGATATAAAAGACAATTTATTGAATGTCCCAGACCTTGGCGTGAGTGAAACTGTTCGCGGCAATAATGCATTTAATTATTTCACCCTAAAGATCGATCACCTTTGGTCCGATCAATTTAGAAGTTCGCTTAGGGCAAATGTGGGTAGGATTGAGATTGAAAACCAAGGAGGCGGCCTTGATGGTGGCGTGATCTTTCCCTCTGCAGGAGCCGCTCAAGAAAGAAACAGTATCAATCTTGCATTCAAAAACAATTATGAAATTGGAAATATCGACGGAGAAACCAATATCCAGTACAGTCGCTTTAGATGGAATTACGCCAATCCTGAAAACGTTGGACCTCAAGTTACTCTTCGCAATCCTCAACAATTCACCATTGGAGTTCTAGGAAGTTCTGGGTTTGTTTTTGATGAAATTGAAAACACCTTACAAGTGCAGCAAAAATTGAAATATTACTTAAACAACCATACTATAAAAGCTGGTCTTCAATATATTTCTGGAGATCATGAATTGTTTGGAGGCGGTAATCCCGATGGAAATTATTTAGTAGATCTTACTCAAAATCAAACTAATACTATTCGTAATAGCGATCTTGGTAGTGGTTTAAACATCAATGACCTTCCTTCTAATGTAAATGTGGTCAATTATGGTGTGGAACTACGCCCTAACTCATTTGGAACCACACAAAATATTTATAGCTTTTATCTCGAAGACCAATGGCTGGTTAACCCTAAATTGAATTTGGTATACGGATTACGTTACGACTATGATGATTTATCTAAAGGCGGCAGTACATCTGGTGACACAGATAACCTTGCCCCGCGAATTAATTTCAATTATGAAATTGGAGAAAATTCGGTAATTAGAGGAGGGTATGGTATGGCTTACGATAAAATCTCTTATGCGATTCATAGTGATGCTTTACAGCAGAACACGACTTCAGCAGATTATCAATTACAGATACAAGAACTGATTAATCAAGGTATATTACCACAAAATACAGATGTAAATCGTGTGACTTTTAATGGAAATCTTACAGCCAATCTAACTGATGTAGACTATTTACAAGGACCTAGTCCAAGTGATCTGCAAGACCAGCGAGAGTCTGTTTTTTCTAATGAGCGTAGAATTTTAAATCCAAATGGATATGATAATCCATTCAGCCATCAATTTTCTTTAGGGTACCAAACCCAACTAGAAGATGATAAATTATTTTTTATCGATGTATTTCATAACCGAGGCCACAATCTTTTCCGATTGCGTAATTTAAATGCTGCAGAGGAGTTTCCGATAGATTCAGACTTCCTACCAAACGATGTTCGCTCACTAGAAGAAGCTGATGCATCTCGACCTATTCCTATCATCAATGGCCAAGGTATTATAGATGGTCAAGCTGTTTCTGGTGTCGCTAGAAATGTGGTCATGACAGAATCTAAGGGCCGATCAGAATACTGGGCAGCTAGTTTTAATCTTCAAAAAACAAGAGGGAACGACAATTACGATTACCGTCTGAATTATACGTTATCCAGATTAGAAAACAACACAGAGGACATCAACTTTAGAGCGCAAGATGCCAATAATTATGGAAGTGAATGGGGACCATCCATTAACGACAGAACCCATAATATAAATGGTATTTTCAATTATTATCCATTCGAAAATTCTGTAGTAACTTTTGCAGGACTTCTTCAAAGCGGCCAACCTATAAATAGAATTCCAGATGCAACAATTTTTGGAACTACAGATTTAAATGGTGATGGTTCTGCTTTTGGAGATGCTTATGTAGGTAACAGTGACCGTTCACCCGGTGAATCTAGAAACAACGACCGTTTACCTTGGTCTTTCAATTTTGATATTGGCATACAACATCAATTTTTAGTTGGTGAGACGCATCGCTTAGAAGTAAGAGCTGATATCTTTAATGTATTCAACATTGAAAATCTTAGTGGTTACAGCAACAATGCAACTCAAAGTAACCAAATACAGGCGGGACCAGCATCCTCTGGAAGATTCATACAAAGAAACGCAGGACCTCCTAGACAATTTCAGTTTGGGGTTAGATATCTGTTTTAA
- a CDS encoding ABC transporter substrate-binding protein translates to MKYFLVLYAFSLMFISCQTSSETKPLILDDYTWEDIQAGGQAQDMTMMMWKGDPKINVYMQEYIKPKLLKKHNINLTIVDGQGNYIVQMLMAELQADASTSEIDLMWINGETFYQLRQIDALFGPWTSELPNAYKIDFENPFIGKDFQQAIDGYEMPWGNVQMTLIYNHDKIKQPPQTRAELLSFVKEHPGKFTWDNHFTGLTFMKALLMDIAGGANVLKGEFNENLYAKYSDKLWVYLNQLKPYLWRQGEVFPENVAQMHQLFANGELLFTMSINDAEVDNKVEEGLFQKSSRAYVPEFGTIQNSHYLGISKLSEKKLTAMLVVNELISEENQLEKMKPSVWGDGTVLQVSKLDSVFQKKFNSIAQRNYAPPRKDIQQKALPELAPEYMIRLAEDFKKNLID, encoded by the coding sequence ATGAAGTATTTTCTAGTACTATATGCTTTTAGCCTGATGTTCATCTCGTGCCAAACCTCTTCGGAAACAAAACCGCTTATTCTGGATGACTACACTTGGGAAGATATTCAAGCAGGAGGACAAGCTCAGGACATGACAATGATGATGTGGAAAGGCGATCCAAAAATCAATGTCTACATGCAGGAATATATAAAACCTAAATTACTCAAGAAGCACAATATCAATTTGACTATTGTAGATGGACAGGGTAATTATATTGTACAAATGCTAATGGCAGAATTACAGGCTGATGCAAGTACTAGTGAAATTGACCTGATGTGGATTAATGGAGAAACCTTTTATCAACTGCGCCAGATCGATGCCTTGTTTGGACCTTGGACGAGTGAGCTTCCCAATGCTTATAAAATCGACTTTGAAAATCCTTTTATTGGTAAAGATTTTCAGCAAGCTATTGATGGTTACGAGATGCCTTGGGGGAATGTGCAAATGACACTTATCTATAATCACGATAAAATTAAACAGCCACCACAAACTAGAGCAGAACTCTTAAGCTTTGTAAAGGAGCATCCAGGAAAATTTACATGGGATAATCACTTTACTGGGCTAACGTTTATGAAGGCGTTATTAATGGATATTGCTGGAGGGGCCAACGTATTAAAAGGCGAATTCAATGAAAACTTATATGCGAAATACAGTGATAAACTATGGGTATACCTCAACCAACTAAAGCCTTATTTATGGCGACAAGGAGAAGTCTTTCCTGAAAATGTTGCCCAGATGCATCAATTATTTGCCAATGGCGAATTGTTATTTACCATGAGCATTAATGATGCTGAAGTAGATAATAAAGTAGAGGAAGGTTTATTTCAAAAAAGCTCAAGAGCCTATGTCCCTGAATTTGGAACCATTCAAAATTCTCATTACTTAGGAATCAGCAAGCTTTCTGAGAAAAAGCTTACCGCTATGTTAGTGGTTAATGAATTAATTTCAGAAGAAAATCAGCTTGAGAAAATGAAACCAAGTGTGTGGGGGGATGGAACTGTTTTACAAGTCTCAAAGCTAGATTCTGTTTTTCAAAAGAAATTTAATTCTATTGCTCAACGCAATTATGCTCCACCAAGAAAGGATATTCAGCAGAAAGCTTTACCAGAATTAGCACCAGAATATATGATCCGCCTAGCAGAAGACTTCAAGAAAAACCTTATTGACTAG